From Streptomyces asiaticus, one genomic window encodes:
- a CDS encoding FAD-dependent monooxygenase, translated as MTTALIIGGGIAGTVTAMALRKAGIDAVVYETYPTDAVDAGAFLVVAANGLEALRTVDAHEPVLKNSFPAGRVDFISNTGKRLGNRPMSGSQDGGLGSVTLKRATLARVLREEAVRRGVRVEGGKRLLAAHTSPDGRIVGSFADGGRAVGDMLIGADGIHSLVRRLIDAAAPRPRYTGQHTVCGYTRDADSPPDPDAYTMIFGKQAFFGCTTAPDGEVWWFCNAPAEEMSKAELAAVTSEQWRERLLTLFAEDNTPAADLVRATGDTIVATAAYDIVSTPTWSEEAMVIVGDAAHACAPNAAQGASMAIEDGVVLAKCLRDLRTPQSAFAAYEALRRERVEKVAAASAGMARRTAPGPVARALRDVTMPRKLDRAGNGSSDWLTGYRIDWDERIDAQTARRRR; from the coding sequence ATGACCACAGCCCTGATCATCGGTGGCGGCATCGCCGGCACGGTGACCGCGATGGCCCTGCGGAAAGCCGGTATCGACGCGGTCGTCTACGAGACGTACCCCACGGACGCCGTCGACGCCGGTGCGTTCCTCGTCGTCGCCGCCAACGGCCTGGAGGCCCTGCGCACCGTCGACGCCCATGAACCCGTGCTGAAGAACTCCTTCCCGGCCGGCCGCGTCGACTTCATCAGCAATACCGGCAAGCGGCTCGGCAACCGCCCCATGTCCGGATCGCAGGACGGTGGCCTCGGCTCCGTGACACTCAAGCGCGCCACCCTCGCCCGGGTGCTGCGCGAGGAGGCGGTGCGCCGCGGAGTGCGTGTCGAGGGCGGCAAGCGGCTGCTCGCCGCCCACACCAGCCCCGACGGCCGGATCGTCGGCTCCTTCGCCGACGGCGGCCGCGCCGTGGGCGACATGCTGATCGGCGCCGACGGCATCCACTCGCTCGTCCGCAGGCTCATCGACGCGGCCGCGCCCCGGCCCCGCTACACCGGACAGCACACCGTCTGCGGCTACACCCGCGACGCCGACTCGCCCCCGGACCCCGACGCCTACACGATGATCTTCGGCAAGCAGGCGTTCTTCGGCTGCACCACCGCCCCGGACGGCGAGGTCTGGTGGTTCTGCAACGCCCCGGCCGAGGAGATGTCCAAGGCCGAGCTCGCCGCCGTCACCTCCGAGCAGTGGCGGGAGCGGCTGCTGACGCTCTTCGCCGAGGACAACACCCCCGCCGCCGACCTGGTCCGGGCCACCGGCGACACCATCGTGGCCACCGCCGCCTACGACATCGTCTCCACCCCCACCTGGTCCGAGGAGGCCATGGTCATCGTCGGCGACGCCGCGCACGCCTGCGCGCCCAACGCCGCACAGGGCGCCTCGATGGCCATCGAGGACGGCGTCGTACTCGCCAAATGCCTGCGCGATCTGCGCACGCCCCAGTCGGCCTTCGCCGCGTACGAGGCGCTGCGCCGGGAGCGGGTCGAGAAGGTCGCCGCGGCCAGCGCGGGCATGGCCCGCCGCACGGCGCCGGGGCCCGTGGCACGCGCCCTGCGCGATGTCACCATGCCGCGCAAGCTGGACCGGGCGGGCAACGGCTCCTCGGACTGGCTGACCGGCTACCGCATCGACTGGGACGAGCGGATCGACGCGCAGACGGCCCGCCGGCGCCGCTGA
- a CDS encoding Fpg/Nei family DNA glycosylase: MPELPEVEALSAILAERAVGREIARVLPVAVSVLKTYDPPLSALEGRTVTAASRHGKFLDLATDGPHLVVHLAKAGWLRWRDGLPEAPPRPGKGPLALRLLLAGPERSGFDLTEAGTRKGLAVYVVRDPREVPGIARLGPDPLDDSFTLEAFAGLLRGVRHRIKGVLRDQSVIAGIGNAYSDEILHAARMSPYRLASDLTEAEIAGVYEAMGATLRSAVERSRGLAATDLKGEKRGGMRVHGRAGQPCPVCGDTVREVSFRDSSLQYCPTCQTGGKPLADRRLSRLLK; this comes from the coding sequence ATGCCGGAGCTGCCCGAGGTGGAGGCCCTCAGCGCGATCCTGGCCGAGCGCGCCGTCGGCCGGGAGATCGCCCGTGTGCTCCCCGTGGCGGTGAGCGTCCTGAAGACCTACGACCCGCCGCTGAGCGCGCTCGAGGGCCGGACCGTCACGGCGGCGTCCCGCCACGGCAAGTTCCTCGACCTGGCGACCGACGGCCCCCATCTGGTGGTCCACCTCGCCAAGGCGGGCTGGCTGCGCTGGCGGGACGGACTCCCCGAGGCCCCGCCCCGGCCCGGCAAGGGACCACTCGCGCTGCGGCTGCTCCTGGCCGGTCCCGAGCGCTCCGGCTTCGACCTCACCGAGGCCGGTACGCGCAAGGGGCTCGCGGTGTACGTGGTCCGCGACCCGCGGGAGGTCCCCGGGATCGCCCGGCTGGGTCCGGACCCGCTGGACGACTCCTTCACCCTGGAGGCGTTCGCCGGGCTGCTGCGCGGCGTACGCCACCGGATCAAGGGCGTGCTGCGCGACCAGAGCGTCATCGCCGGGATCGGCAACGCCTACTCCGACGAGATCCTGCACGCCGCCCGGATGTCGCCCTACCGGCTCGCCTCGGACCTCACCGAAGCGGAGATCGCCGGGGTGTACGAGGCGATGGGCGCCACGCTGCGCTCCGCCGTCGAGCGCTCCCGCGGCCTGGCCGCCACCGACCTCAAGGGGGAGAAGCGCGGCGGCATGCGGGTGCACGGCCGCGCCGGGCAGCCGTGCCCGGTGTGCGGGGACACCGTCCGCGAGGTGTCCTTCCGCGACTCCTCGCTCCAGTACTGCCCCACCTGCCAGACCGGCGGCAAGCCGCTCGCCGACCGGCGGCTGTCCCGGCTGCTCAAGTAG
- a CDS encoding response regulator, protein MSGNTHGGDTPGPSPIRILIVDDHPVVRDGLRGVLERDPDFTVTGEAGDGAEAVELYERQPADVVLMDLRMPRMGGVEAIKRLLRGDPEARILVLTTYDTDSDVMGALAAGATGYLLKDTPREELTRAVRSASSGQSVLSPAVTGRVLGQVRKPTQGPLSERELQVLRLIADGATNRQAAAALFISQATVKTHLLHVYEKLGVKDRAAAVSEAHKRHLFE, encoded by the coding sequence ATGAGCGGAAACACCCATGGCGGCGACACCCCCGGCCCCAGCCCCATCCGTATCCTGATCGTCGACGACCACCCGGTGGTCCGCGACGGGCTGCGCGGGGTGCTGGAGCGGGACCCCGACTTCACGGTGACCGGCGAGGCCGGTGACGGAGCCGAGGCCGTCGAACTGTACGAACGGCAGCCGGCCGACGTGGTCCTGATGGACCTGCGCATGCCCCGGATGGGTGGCGTGGAGGCCATCAAACGGCTGCTGCGCGGCGATCCGGAGGCCCGGATCCTGGTGCTGACCACCTATGACACCGACAGCGACGTCATGGGCGCCCTGGCCGCCGGGGCGACCGGCTACCTCCTCAAGGACACCCCGCGCGAGGAGCTGACCCGCGCCGTGCGATCCGCCTCCTCGGGCCAGTCCGTCCTCTCGCCCGCGGTCACCGGACGCGTTCTCGGCCAGGTACGCAAACCCACTCAGGGCCCGCTGAGCGAGCGTGAACTCCAAGTGCTCAGGCTTATCGCGGACGGGGCCACGAATCGGCAGGCCGCGGCCGCATTGTTCATCAGCCAGGCGACCGTCAAGACGCATCTTCTGCATGTCTACGAGAAACTCGGGGTGAAGGATCGCGCGGCAGCGGTCAGCGAGGCCCATAAACGACATCTATTCGAATGA
- a CDS encoding NDP-hexose 2,3-dehydratase family protein codes for MVSTLQERLIRSAATVDSSVTLLADFQRWFRERVDADESRIEIIPFEAMRGWDFAPDTHNLVHETGRFFTVEGIRVRMPGAPVEEWSQPILHQPEIGILGILVKDFDGVPHFLMQAKMEPGNHGGLQLSPTVQATRSNYTRVHKGRAVPYLEYFQRTERHRVLADVRQSEQGSWFFRKRNRNMLVEVAPETDVEVRDGFRWLTLGQLHHLLAVEDLVNMDARSVLACLPHSPLDPEETFPAAGSPGAAEPERPGRHVLHRDADILSWITGLRTEREVFTERIPLRETTGWHRNAHRISHESGRFFSVMAVDVTAGGREVGGWTQPMIEPHGPGVAAFLLAYADKVPHVLVQARAEPGYTDVVELAPTVQCTPRNYTHLPEGATPPFLEEVVEAPADRVRFDTVLSEEGGRFFHAFNRYLVVETELSAVPEEPPHYRWMAVRQLLDLIRHSHYVNVEARTLIACLHSLAV; via the coding sequence GTGGTGAGCACGCTCCAGGAGCGGCTGATCCGCTCCGCCGCCACCGTCGACAGCTCGGTGACCCTCCTCGCCGACTTCCAGCGCTGGTTCCGCGAGCGCGTCGACGCCGACGAGTCCCGGATCGAGATCATCCCGTTCGAGGCGATGCGCGGCTGGGACTTCGCGCCGGACACCCACAACCTGGTCCACGAGACCGGCCGGTTCTTCACCGTCGAGGGCATCCGGGTGCGGATGCCCGGGGCGCCCGTGGAGGAGTGGAGCCAGCCGATCCTCCACCAGCCGGAGATCGGCATCCTGGGCATCCTGGTCAAGGACTTCGACGGCGTACCGCACTTCCTGATGCAGGCCAAGATGGAGCCCGGCAACCACGGCGGACTCCAGCTGTCGCCCACCGTCCAGGCTACCCGCAGCAACTACACCCGGGTGCACAAGGGCCGGGCGGTGCCGTATCTGGAGTACTTCCAGCGGACGGAACGGCACCGGGTGCTCGCCGACGTCCGCCAGTCGGAGCAGGGCAGCTGGTTCTTCCGCAAGCGCAACCGCAACATGCTGGTCGAGGTGGCGCCGGAGACGGACGTCGAGGTGCGCGACGGCTTCCGCTGGCTGACGCTGGGCCAGCTGCACCATCTGCTGGCCGTGGAGGACCTGGTGAACATGGACGCGCGCAGCGTCCTGGCCTGTCTGCCGCACTCCCCGCTGGACCCGGAGGAGACCTTCCCGGCCGCCGGATCACCCGGGGCCGCGGAGCCGGAACGGCCGGGGCGGCACGTCCTCCACCGCGACGCCGACATCCTCAGCTGGATCACCGGACTGCGCACCGAGCGCGAGGTGTTCACCGAGCGGATACCGCTGCGGGAGACCACCGGCTGGCACCGCAACGCCCACCGCATCTCCCATGAGAGCGGGCGCTTCTTCAGCGTGATGGCCGTGGACGTGACGGCGGGCGGCCGCGAGGTGGGCGGCTGGACCCAGCCCATGATCGAGCCCCATGGACCGGGCGTGGCCGCCTTCCTGCTGGCCTACGCCGACAAGGTGCCGCATGTGCTGGTGCAGGCCCGCGCCGAACCCGGCTACACGGACGTGGTGGAACTGGCCCCCACCGTGCAGTGCACCCCGCGCAACTACACCCATCTGCCCGAGGGAGCCACGCCGCCGTTCCTCGAGGAGGTGGTGGAGGCACCGGCCGACCGGGTGCGGTTCGACACCGTGCTCTCCGAGGAGGGCGGCCGCTTCTTCCACGCCTTCAACCGCTATCTGGTCGTGGAGACGGAGCTGAGCGCCGTCCCCGAGGAGCCGCCGCACTACCGCTGGATGGCGGTGCGTCAGCTGCTCGACCTGATCCGCCACAGCCATTACGTCAACGTCGAGGCGCGCACGCTCATCGCCTGTCTGCACTCCCTGGCCGTATAG
- a CDS encoding NAD(P)/FAD-dependent oxidoreductase, with the protein MSPIRIVIVGAGFAGYQAARTLSRTLRGAAEIVLINPNDYFLYLPLLPEVAAGILEPRRVSVSLTGTLPQVRLVLGEVHGVDLDARKISWRDPDGRSGEMDYDRLVLSVGSVSKLLPIPGVAEHAHGFRGMPEALYLRDHIIRQMEMSGTADDPRERAARRTFVVVGAGYTGTEVAAHGVLFTDSLARKNISLRDAPRPRWMLLDIAPRVLPELDKKLSRTADRVLRKRGVEVRTGTTVKEATSEGVLLDDGEVVDTRSLIWCVGVRPDPLVEQLGLPTERGRLRVDQYLAVPGYPDVLACGDAAAVPDLTRPGQFTPMTAQHAHRQGKVAGHNVLASLGRGTAKPYKHHDLGFTVDLGGVQAAADPLHIPLSGPIANAVTRGYHLMAMPGNRVRVAADWLLDAALPRQGVQLGVVPPWAVPLDTESPEVARTARAAADRR; encoded by the coding sequence GTGAGCCCAATACGCATAGTGATCGTCGGTGCCGGATTCGCCGGTTATCAGGCCGCCCGTACGCTGTCCCGCACCCTGCGGGGCGCGGCGGAGATCGTCCTGATCAATCCCAACGACTACTTCCTGTATCTGCCCCTGCTGCCCGAAGTGGCGGCCGGGATCCTGGAACCCCGGCGTGTCTCGGTCTCCCTCACCGGCACCCTGCCGCAGGTCCGGCTGGTGCTGGGCGAGGTCCACGGCGTCGACCTGGACGCCCGCAAGATCTCCTGGCGAGACCCGGACGGACGGTCCGGCGAGATGGACTACGACCGGCTCGTCCTCTCCGTGGGCAGTGTCAGCAAACTGCTGCCGATCCCCGGTGTGGCCGAGCACGCCCACGGCTTCCGCGGTATGCCCGAGGCGCTCTACCTGCGCGACCACATCATCCGCCAGATGGAGATGTCGGGCACCGCCGACGACCCCCGGGAGCGGGCGGCCCGCCGCACCTTCGTGGTGGTCGGCGCCGGATACACCGGCACCGAGGTGGCCGCCCACGGGGTGCTCTTCACCGACTCGCTCGCGCGGAAGAACATCTCGCTGCGCGACGCGCCGCGACCCCGCTGGATGCTGCTCGACATCGCCCCCCGGGTCCTTCCCGAGCTGGACAAGAAGCTGTCCCGCACGGCCGACCGGGTGCTGCGCAAACGGGGTGTGGAGGTGCGCACCGGCACCACGGTCAAGGAGGCCACCTCGGAGGGCGTGCTGCTGGACGACGGCGAGGTCGTCGACACCCGATCGCTGATCTGGTGTGTCGGGGTGCGCCCCGACCCGCTGGTGGAGCAGCTCGGGCTGCCGACCGAACGCGGCCGGCTCAGGGTCGACCAGTATCTGGCCGTACCCGGCTATCCCGACGTGCTGGCCTGCGGAGACGCCGCCGCGGTGCCCGATCTGACCCGGCCTGGCCAGTTCACCCCGATGACCGCGCAACACGCCCACCGGCAGGGCAAGGTCGCGGGCCACAATGTGCTGGCCTCCCTCGGGCGCGGCACCGCCAAGCCGTACAAACACCACGACCTCGGGTTCACCGTCGACCTCGGCGGGGTGCAGGCCGCCGCGGACCCGCTGCACATCCCGCTGTCCGGCCCGATCGCCAACGCGGTCACCCGCGGCTACCACCTGATGGCGATGCCGGGGAACCGGGTCCGGGTCGCCGCCGACTGGCTGCTCGACGCGGCGCTGCCACGCCAGGGGGTACAGCTCGGGGTGGTCCCGCCCTGGGCGGTGCCGCTGGACACCGAGTCGCCCGAAGTCGCGCGGACCGCCCGGGCGGCGGCCGACCGCCGGTGA
- a CDS encoding NAD-dependent epimerase/dehydratase family protein, which translates to MGHIRDRQAVVIGGTGFIGRHICRALTKRGYEVLAIARKPAEPISGVGFLALDAVSAPSEDIVRAAQSADLVVNAAGDSWEGDEASMTASHIPLVDRLVDAVAALPRRPRLVHLGSVHEYGPVPDGTAIAEDHPTAPRTPYARTKLVGSRIVLGAADAGRIDGCVLRVTNVCGPGTPRGSFLGGLAHRLRHTTEETPLTVTLVDDRRDFIDVRDVAEAVVLAASSPVTGRVLNVGQGDAFSMRELAGLLIAASQVPDRLVREESGAVHSKGGSWTQADIRLARRLMGWSPKVALKESLHDLWAASATSSRPAAAAARTEGH; encoded by the coding sequence ATGGGCCACATCCGAGATCGGCAGGCCGTTGTCATCGGCGGCACCGGATTCATCGGGCGACATATCTGTAGAGCTCTCACCAAGCGCGGATATGAAGTCCTGGCAATAGCGAGAAAACCCGCCGAACCCATTTCCGGAGTCGGATTTCTGGCGCTTGACGCGGTATCCGCGCCGAGCGAGGACATCGTCCGGGCCGCACAGTCCGCCGATCTCGTCGTCAACGCCGCGGGCGACAGCTGGGAGGGCGACGAGGCGAGCATGACGGCCTCGCACATCCCGCTCGTGGACCGGCTGGTGGACGCCGTGGCTGCCCTCCCCAGGCGGCCGCGCCTGGTCCATCTCGGCTCGGTGCACGAGTACGGCCCCGTCCCCGACGGCACGGCCATCGCCGAGGACCACCCCACCGCCCCCCGCACCCCCTACGCCCGCACCAAGCTCGTCGGCAGCCGGATCGTCCTGGGCGCCGCGGACGCGGGCCGTATCGACGGCTGCGTGCTGCGCGTCACCAACGTCTGCGGGCCGGGCACCCCACGGGGCAGCTTCCTCGGCGGCCTCGCCCACCGGCTGCGCCACACCACCGAGGAGACACCGCTCACCGTCACCCTCGTCGACGACCGGCGCGACTTCATCGACGTCCGGGATGTCGCCGAGGCCGTGGTACTGGCCGCGAGCAGCCCGGTGACCGGCCGGGTGCTCAACGTCGGGCAGGGCGACGCCTTCAGCATGCGCGAACTGGCCGGGCTGCTGATCGCCGCCTCCCAGGTGCCCGACCGTCTGGTGCGCGAGGAGAGCGGCGCCGTGCACAGCAAGGGCGGCAGCTGGACCCAGGCCGACATCCGTCTCGCCCGGCGGCTCATGGGCTGGTCCCCGAAGGTCGCCCTCAAGGAATCCCTCCACGACCTGTGGGCCGCCTCCGCCACCTCCAGCCGACCGGCTGCCGCGGCGGCCCGTACCGAAGGACACTGA
- a CDS encoding aldo/keto reductase, with the protein MQYTYLGRTALKVSRLCLGTLNLGVRASDEESHAILDTALDHGVNFIDTANQYGWQKHKGYTEEFLGGWFAGGGGRREKVVLGTKVFNPMTDWPNDSGLSARHIIASCEDSLRRMGTDWIDLFQMHHIDRHAPWDEVWQAMETLTRQGKVRYVGSSNFAGWHIAEAQEAAARRHFLGIVSEQSVYNLVTRHIELELIPAAQRYGVGVLAWSPLHGGLLSGALRKLAEGTAMKTAQGRAAQALEVHRDAVAAYEKLCDGLGADPAEVGLAWVMGRPGITAPVIGPRSLDQLTGAFKAMELTLSDEALAELDRLFPPIGNGGPGPEAWAW; encoded by the coding sequence ATGCAGTACACCTATCTCGGCCGCACCGCCCTCAAGGTGAGCCGACTGTGCCTGGGCACCCTGAACCTCGGGGTCAGGGCGAGCGACGAGGAGAGCCACGCGATCCTGGACACCGCCCTGGACCACGGGGTCAACTTCATCGACACCGCCAACCAGTACGGCTGGCAGAAGCACAAGGGCTACACCGAGGAGTTCCTCGGCGGCTGGTTCGCGGGAGGAGGCGGCCGGCGCGAGAAGGTCGTGCTGGGCACCAAGGTCTTCAACCCGATGACCGACTGGCCCAATGACTCGGGGCTGTCCGCCCGGCACATCATCGCCTCCTGCGAGGACTCGCTGCGCCGGATGGGCACCGACTGGATCGACCTGTTCCAGATGCACCACATCGACCGCCACGCCCCCTGGGACGAGGTGTGGCAGGCGATGGAGACGCTGACCCGGCAGGGCAAGGTGCGCTACGTCGGCTCGTCCAACTTCGCCGGCTGGCACATCGCCGAGGCCCAGGAGGCCGCGGCCCGCCGCCACTTCCTCGGCATCGTCTCCGAGCAGAGCGTGTACAACCTCGTCACCCGCCATATCGAACTGGAGCTGATCCCCGCCGCCCAGCGGTACGGGGTCGGGGTGCTCGCCTGGTCGCCGCTGCACGGCGGGCTGCTCAGCGGGGCGCTGCGCAAGCTGGCCGAGGGCACCGCGATGAAGACCGCCCAGGGCCGGGCCGCCCAGGCGCTCGAGGTCCACCGGGACGCCGTCGCCGCGTACGAGAAGCTGTGCGACGGCCTCGGCGCCGACCCGGCCGAGGTGGGTCTTGCCTGGGTGATGGGACGCCCCGGCATCACCGCGCCGGTCATCGGGCCGCGCAGCCTGGACCAGCTGACCGGGGCCTTCAAGGCCATGGAGCTGACGCTGTCCGACGAGGCGCTGGCCGAACTGGACCGGCTGTTCCCGCCGATCGGCAACGGCGGCCCCGGGCCTGAGGCGTGGGCGTGGTGA
- the ccrA gene encoding crotonyl-CoA carboxylase/reductase: MQDIISAVLAEDAVAADFAALNLPESYRGAVILKEEAEMFEGMATKDKDPQKSLHIREVPTPEPGPGEAVIAVMASAINYNTVWSAIFEPLPTFGFLERYARTDDPGAARHDRPYHVLGSDLAGVVLRTGPGVRHWKPGDRVVAHCLSIELRSPDGHDDSMLDPEQRIWGFETNYGGLAELSLVKANQLMPMPAHLTWEEAASSGLVNSTAYRQLVSRNGAQMKQGDVTLIWGAAGGLGSYATQLAVNGGALPVCVVSGRRKAELVRSMGAELVIDRAEEGYRFWKDATTPDPKEWKRFGSRIRELTGGDDPDIVVEHPGRETFGASVFVARRGGTIVTCASTSGYRHEYDNRYLWMALKRIIGTHFANYREAWAANRLIEKGMVHPTLSKVYPLEAVGTATQDVHRNRHSGKVGVLCLAPEEGLGVRDPELRERHLPAINRFRQD; this comes from the coding sequence ATGCAGGACATCATCAGCGCCGTGCTGGCAGAGGATGCGGTGGCCGCGGACTTCGCCGCCTTGAACCTACCCGAGTCCTATCGGGGCGCGGTGATCCTCAAAGAGGAAGCCGAGATGTTCGAGGGCATGGCCACCAAGGACAAGGACCCCCAGAAGTCGCTCCACATCCGCGAGGTGCCCACCCCGGAACCGGGCCCGGGCGAGGCGGTGATCGCGGTCATGGCCAGCGCGATCAACTACAACACCGTCTGGAGCGCCATCTTCGAGCCGCTGCCGACCTTCGGCTTCCTGGAGCGCTACGCGCGCACCGACGACCCCGGAGCGGCCCGCCACGACCGGCCCTACCACGTGCTCGGCTCCGACCTGGCCGGTGTGGTGCTGCGCACCGGTCCCGGGGTGCGCCACTGGAAGCCGGGCGACCGGGTGGTGGCCCACTGCCTGTCCATCGAACTGCGCTCACCGGACGGCCATGACGACTCCATGCTCGACCCCGAGCAGCGCATCTGGGGCTTCGAGACCAACTACGGCGGGCTCGCGGAGCTCTCGCTGGTCAAGGCCAACCAGCTGATGCCGATGCCCGCCCACCTCACCTGGGAGGAGGCCGCGTCCTCCGGCCTGGTCAACTCCACCGCGTACCGGCAGCTCGTCTCCCGCAACGGCGCCCAGATGAAACAGGGCGATGTGACCCTCATCTGGGGCGCGGCCGGCGGTCTCGGCTCGTACGCGACCCAGCTGGCCGTCAACGGCGGGGCGCTCCCGGTGTGCGTGGTCTCCGGGCGGCGCAAGGCCGAACTGGTCCGCTCCATGGGGGCCGAGCTGGTCATCGACCGGGCCGAGGAGGGCTATCGGTTCTGGAAGGACGCGACCACGCCCGACCCCAAGGAGTGGAAGCGCTTCGGGTCCCGGATCCGCGAACTCACCGGCGGCGACGACCCGGACATCGTCGTGGAGCACCCCGGCCGGGAGACCTTCGGCGCCAGTGTGTTCGTGGCGCGGCGCGGCGGCACGATCGTCACCTGCGCCTCGACGTCCGGCTACCGCCACGAGTACGACAACCGCTATCTGTGGATGGCGCTCAAGCGCATCATCGGCACCCACTTCGCCAACTACCGGGAGGCATGGGCGGCCAACCGGCTGATCGAGAAGGGGATGGTGCACCCCACGCTCTCCAAGGTCTATCCGCTCGAGGCGGTCGGCACGGCCACCCAGGACGTCCACCGCAACCGCCACTCCGGGAAGGTCGGCGTGCTGTGCCTGGCCCCGGAGGAGGGGCTGGGGGTGCGCGACCCGGAGCTGCGCGAGCGCCATCTCCCGGCCATCAACCGCTTCCGGCAGGACTGA